A stretch of the Porifericola rhodea genome encodes the following:
- the rocD gene encoding ornithine--oxo-acid transaminase — MTEHITSSQEAITLEDKYGAHNYHPLPVVLAKGEGIFLWDVEGKKYYDFLSAYSAVNQGHCHPRILNALQEQAQKLTLTSRAFHNDVLGPYEKFITELFGYDKVLPMNTGVEGGETAVKLCRKWAYTVKGVPDNQAKIIFVNGNFWGRTLAAISSSTDPQSKGGFGPYMPGYELIPYNDYAALEQALEDPNVAGFMVEPIQGEAGVVVPDEGYLKKAYELCKKKNVLFIADEVQTGIARTGKLFACQHEGFRPDILILGKALSGGVMPVSAILADDEVMLSIKPGEHGSTFGGNPLACAVAMAALQVVEDEKLSENAEALGQVFRQRMQQLVEKSDLVTLVRGKGLLNAIVINDSEDSDTAWNICMQLKENGLLAKPTHGNIIRFAPPLVITEEQLHACCDIIDSTIMNYAVS, encoded by the coding sequence ATGACTGAGCACATTACTTCAAGCCAGGAGGCAATAACCCTCGAGGATAAATACGGCGCACACAATTACCACCCACTACCCGTAGTTCTTGCTAAAGGAGAAGGCATCTTTTTGTGGGATGTGGAAGGAAAAAAATATTACGACTTCCTTTCTGCCTACAGTGCTGTAAACCAGGGCCACTGCCACCCTCGCATACTTAACGCTCTGCAAGAGCAGGCACAAAAGCTAACCCTTACTTCTCGGGCATTTCATAATGATGTGCTTGGCCCTTACGAAAAGTTTATTACCGAGCTTTTTGGCTATGACAAAGTACTTCCTATGAATACGGGAGTAGAAGGAGGAGAAACGGCAGTAAAACTATGTAGAAAGTGGGCATACACAGTTAAAGGGGTACCCGATAATCAAGCCAAAATTATATTTGTAAATGGTAACTTCTGGGGAAGAACACTGGCAGCCATCTCATCATCTACTGACCCGCAAAGCAAAGGTGGATTTGGGCCTTACATGCCGGGTTATGAGCTTATCCCTTATAATGATTATGCTGCTTTGGAACAAGCACTGGAAGACCCTAACGTAGCGGGATTCATGGTAGAGCCTATTCAGGGAGAAGCTGGAGTAGTAGTGCCGGATGAGGGCTACCTGAAAAAAGCTTACGAGCTTTGCAAAAAGAAAAACGTGCTTTTTATCGCTGATGAAGTACAAACTGGCATTGCGCGTACCGGTAAACTGTTTGCCTGCCAGCACGAAGGTTTTCGCCCAGACATATTAATTTTAGGTAAAGCTCTCTCTGGAGGTGTTATGCCTGTTTCCGCTATACTGGCAGATGATGAGGTTATGCTTAGTATTAAGCCAGGCGAGCATGGTTCCACATTCGGAGGAAACCCTTTGGCATGTGCTGTTGCCATGGCAGCACTACAGGTAGTAGAAGACGAAAAGCTCTCCGAAAATGCAGAAGCGCTGGGGCAGGTATTCCGACAGCGAATGCAGCAACTTGTAGAAAAAAGCGATTTAGTAACTCTGGTAAGAGGAAAAGGCCTACTGAATGCAATCGTCATTAATGATAGCGAGGATAGTGATACGGCATGGAATATTTGTATGCAGCTTAAGGAAAACGGACTACTGGCCAAACCTACACACGGAAACATTATTAGGTTTGCTCCACCATTAGTCATTACTGAAGAACAGCTTCACGCCTGCTGCGACATTATTGACAGTACAATTATGAATTACGCTGTTTCCTAA
- a CDS encoding ABC transporter permease/substrate-binding protein: MLKDFYSFVLNHQKEILEQTLEHIWITLVSLALASAVGISVGILISRYQKASRGVLSFVNIIQTIPSIALLGFLLPFFGIGVTPAIIALFLYALLPIVRNTYAGIDGVEPAIIEAARGLGMSNKQILMRVELPLATPVIFAGVRTAMVINIGVATLCALIAAGGLGEYIFRGIAVNNVNMILAGAIPASLLAIFFDTILGVLQKHIQKLLRPLLFVTSAIISALLIYQAVLPYFSSEADKFIAGFNSEFMEREDGYPGLQETYGFSMNAMEMEIGLMYEALRSKKVDVISGFSTDGRIAAYQLRVLEDDKNYFPPYYAAPLIRTATLKKYPGLKETFDKLEGAISEKEMMQMNYEVDQEKKSPEIVARQFLEGKGFELKPKKKGEADLVIGSKNFTENFILAEMFAALVESQTDLTVELRQGFGGTKLLIDAIRSGAVDIYPEYTGTALLVMIQPPTHVVDSLIKSKEKVYHYVQQKSQEDFGLSWLQPLGFNNTTALMMREEKAEELDIKSISDLRSYIKSLKE, from the coding sequence TTGCTGAAAGACTTTTACTCCTTTGTTTTAAATCATCAGAAAGAGATATTAGAACAAACTCTTGAACACATTTGGATTACACTGGTATCCTTAGCCCTGGCTTCTGCAGTGGGTATCTCTGTGGGTATACTAATCTCGCGTTACCAAAAAGCTTCCAGAGGAGTACTAAGTTTTGTAAACATCATTCAAACCATTCCGAGTATTGCCTTATTAGGTTTTTTACTACCTTTTTTCGGTATAGGTGTCACTCCTGCCATAATTGCCCTTTTCCTATATGCTCTTTTGCCTATTGTCAGGAATACGTATGCAGGTATAGATGGTGTAGAACCTGCTATCATAGAAGCTGCCCGGGGTTTAGGCATGAGCAATAAACAGATTCTAATGCGCGTTGAATTGCCTCTGGCAACTCCTGTAATTTTTGCTGGTGTACGTACCGCCATGGTAATTAATATAGGGGTAGCTACGCTCTGCGCTCTGATTGCAGCAGGAGGATTAGGCGAGTATATTTTCCGAGGTATAGCTGTTAATAATGTTAATATGATACTCGCAGGTGCTATTCCTGCTTCTCTTCTCGCTATCTTCTTTGATACTATCCTTGGTGTACTTCAAAAGCATATACAAAAGCTCCTGCGACCACTATTGTTTGTCACTTCAGCAATCATTTCTGCCCTGTTAATATATCAGGCAGTTCTACCCTACTTCTCTTCCGAAGCAGATAAGTTTATTGCTGGTTTTAATTCTGAGTTTATGGAAAGAGAAGATGGCTACCCTGGCTTACAGGAAACCTATGGGTTTTCTATGAACGCGATGGAGATGGAGATAGGCCTGATGTATGAAGCCTTGAGAAGTAAAAAAGTAGATGTCATCAGCGGTTTTTCTACTGATGGAAGAATTGCAGCTTATCAGTTAAGAGTACTGGAAGATGATAAAAATTACTTTCCGCCTTATTATGCAGCACCGCTTATCCGGACCGCTACACTAAAAAAGTACCCTGGCTTAAAAGAAACCTTTGACAAGTTGGAAGGAGCAATTTCTGAGAAAGAAATGATGCAAATGAACTATGAGGTAGATCAGGAAAAGAAATCTCCGGAAATAGTTGCCCGGCAATTTCTAGAGGGCAAAGGTTTTGAGCTTAAGCCTAAGAAGAAAGGAGAAGCTGATCTGGTCATTGGGTCAAAAAACTTTACCGAAAATTTTATACTTGCGGAAATGTTCGCTGCGCTGGTAGAGAGCCAAACTGATTTAACTGTAGAGCTCAGACAGGGTTTTGGAGGCACCAAACTGTTAATTGATGCTATAAGATCTGGCGCCGTAGATATATACCCTGAGTACACTGGCACCGCATTGCTGGTAATGATACAACCTCCTACACATGTAGTAGATAGTCTTATTAAAAGTAAGGAAAAGGTTTATCATTATGTACAGCAAAAGTCTCAGGAAGACTTTGGACTGAGTTGGCTACAGCCTTTAGGGTTTAACAATACTACAGCCTTAATGATGCGAGAAGAAAAAGCAGAAGAATTAGATATAAAAAGCATCAGCGACCTTAGGAGTTACATCAAAAGCTTAAAAGAATAA